Proteins co-encoded in one Pyxidicoccus xibeiensis genomic window:
- a CDS encoding PEGA domain-containing protein produces MRIPVAPSVALLALALLAHPAWAQEGGLGLDLSTESTPQEQEGLDMGLDLRNDDPKAALMPRFVLLGLETPERAGAQQAQVWLKTLARGALSSGMVSLGANLQETRERLAEGYDAAVRCTEVACLSEPAESLDADLLTTARLSLEDAGWTLRAWTYDRDKRVIHEDVVTGRNPRDAAFQKEAATKLSNRMMALARPRAVLKVSVNVPQAVVKVGERILGVGSVEARLPPGTQQLEVSADEYSTFTRTLNLKPGATESVDVRLEISGPAPEGPGDEGVAGVAGSRKGGPSIFKRPALYTALVGLAAVGAGVVLGMGAKDVEKRAGDADGDGIYDLSRKERLDAQSQANLATALIAGGGVVAAGSVAWLVIVPTRSAPSSTSLEPGGSGGASTALHLVVGGSF; encoded by the coding sequence ATGCGTATTCCCGTCGCTCCCTCCGTCGCCCTGCTGGCGCTCGCGCTGCTGGCCCACCCCGCGTGGGCCCAGGAAGGCGGGCTGGGGCTGGACCTCAGCACCGAATCGACACCGCAGGAGCAGGAGGGCCTCGACATGGGGCTGGACCTGCGCAACGACGACCCGAAGGCGGCGCTGATGCCGCGCTTCGTGCTGCTGGGGCTGGAGACGCCCGAGCGTGCGGGCGCGCAGCAGGCCCAGGTCTGGCTGAAGACGCTGGCGCGCGGCGCGCTGTCCTCCGGCATGGTGTCGCTGGGGGCCAACCTGCAGGAGACGCGGGAGCGGCTGGCCGAAGGGTACGACGCCGCCGTGCGCTGCACGGAGGTGGCGTGCCTGTCCGAGCCGGCGGAGTCGCTGGACGCGGACCTGCTCACCACCGCGCGCCTGTCGCTGGAGGACGCGGGCTGGACGCTGCGGGCGTGGACGTATGACCGGGACAAGCGCGTCATCCACGAGGACGTGGTGACGGGGCGCAACCCGCGCGATGCCGCCTTCCAGAAGGAGGCCGCGACGAAGCTGTCCAACCGGATGATGGCGCTGGCCCGGCCGCGCGCCGTGCTGAAGGTGAGCGTCAACGTGCCGCAGGCGGTGGTGAAGGTGGGCGAGCGCATCCTCGGCGTGGGCAGCGTGGAGGCGCGCCTGCCCCCGGGGACGCAGCAGCTGGAGGTGTCGGCGGACGAGTACAGCACCTTCACGCGCACGCTGAACCTCAAGCCCGGCGCCACCGAGTCGGTGGACGTGCGGCTGGAGATTTCCGGCCCGGCGCCCGAGGGCCCGGGTGACGAGGGCGTGGCGGGCGTGGCGGGCAGCCGCAAGGGCGGGCCGTCCATCTTCAAGAGGCCGGCGCTCTACACCGCGCTGGTGGGCCTGGCGGCGGTGGGCGCGGGCGTGGTGCTGGGGATGGGCGCCAAGGACGTGGAGAAGCGCGCGGGCGACGCGGACGGCGACGGCATCTACGACCTGAGCCGCAAGGAGCGGCTGGACGCGCAGTCACAGGCCAACCTCGCCACGGCGCTCATCGCCGGTGGCGGCGTGGTGGCCGCCGGCAGCGTGGCCTGGCTGGTCATCGTCCCCACGCGCTCGGCGCCCTCTTCTACTTCGCTGGAGCCGGGCGGGAGCGGTGGCGCGTCCACGGCGCTCCACCTCGTCGTCGGTGGGAGCTTCTAG
- a CDS encoding host attachment protein, translating into MADGTLWILVGNASRARLFATDAKAEGDWRLVEEFSHEESRAKAFELLNQPDNPNAGTLHGPPPENEPNGRKELEHDRFARELSGFLDKGHDSHSFDKLVIAAPPEFLGRIRRLLSSRVKQRVLMDVDADYSNVPARELPQRVPVL; encoded by the coding sequence ATGGCGGATGGAACGCTCTGGATCCTGGTGGGCAACGCAAGCCGGGCACGGCTCTTCGCGACCGACGCGAAGGCGGAGGGGGATTGGCGCCTCGTCGAGGAGTTCTCGCACGAGGAGAGCCGGGCCAAGGCCTTCGAGCTGCTCAACCAGCCGGACAACCCCAACGCGGGCACCCTCCACGGCCCTCCCCCGGAGAACGAGCCCAACGGCCGCAAGGAGCTGGAGCATGACCGCTTCGCTCGAGAGCTCTCCGGCTTCCTCGACAAGGGACACGACAGCCATTCCTTCGACAAGCTCGTCATCGCCGCACCTCCGGAATTCCTCGGGAGAATCCGACGCTTGCTCAGCTCGCGAGTGAAACAGCGCGTACTCATGGACGTGGATGCCGACTACTCCAACGTGCCGGCGAGGGAGCTGCCTCAGCGAGTGCCCGTGCTCTAG
- a CDS encoding methyl-accepting chemotaxis protein encodes MPLPVIGSLTLRGRLTLYVTLLSVIPLLTLNWLQTGSSRRMLEEQIRASLLREAEGVKDLMEATLAERESSARSWAEDVVVRSALRTGNTEPADALLALLQRRYLTLNGIVLFNDEGHAVSASTPALRDAYAGRQDEVLSSHWFREARLGRTTGEGVTQEDPIFGVRVLSLAVPVMDPTTDQRLGVLMAAFDWAQVDQLVQPALARALQRSLTSFAMALRAADGTVLYDSRGAAAPGSDEGLLAVAALNGTTVKDVGDGWSFVALVDPAEAYAPVDRERRVALLMAAGFMLVAVLGAWLLSRSITRPVLALRAAVTRIVREGDLTQDLDVRAGHDEVGELAGAFGQLVKQLRETAQSLHRGTRVLSETVAELHRASEQQERNVTRQASALQETQVTAQEIKQTSLLAAEKADDVLGRATRAEEVGQSGEQAIRDSLGGFQALLDQSRQLTGRMGQLNERTQQIGGITQSVKDLADQSNMLALNAAIEAARSGEHGKGFGVVAREIRSLADQSIQATERVRDILNDLGANILSTARMTEAGHTRVEAGLEQVRSSGERLKELATIIQDNAAAVRQIAGAVAQQNAGISQIFNAVTDMSSMMNDTQQGLAATTRAAKLLQEVSGQMQDVARAYRI; translated from the coding sequence ATGCCTCTTCCCGTCATTGGCTCCCTCACGTTGCGAGGGCGCCTCACGCTCTACGTCACGCTGCTGTCCGTCATCCCGCTGCTGACGCTCAACTGGCTCCAGACGGGCAGCTCGCGTCGGATGCTGGAGGAGCAGATCCGCGCGTCGCTGCTGCGGGAAGCGGAGGGCGTGAAGGACCTGATGGAGGCGACGCTCGCCGAGCGCGAGTCGAGCGCGCGCAGCTGGGCGGAGGACGTGGTGGTGCGCTCCGCGCTGCGCACCGGCAACACCGAGCCGGCGGATGCCCTGCTCGCGCTGCTCCAGCGCCGCTACCTCACCCTCAACGGCATCGTCCTCTTCAACGACGAGGGCCATGCCGTGTCCGCCAGCACCCCGGCGCTGCGCGACGCGTACGCGGGCCGGCAGGACGAGGTGCTGAGCAGCCACTGGTTCCGCGAGGCGCGGCTCGGCCGCACCACCGGCGAGGGCGTCACCCAGGAGGACCCCATCTTCGGCGTGCGCGTGCTGTCGCTGGCCGTGCCGGTGATGGACCCGACCACGGACCAGCGCCTGGGCGTGCTGATGGCCGCCTTCGACTGGGCCCAGGTGGATCAGCTGGTGCAGCCGGCGCTGGCCCGCGCCCTCCAGCGCTCGCTGACGAGCTTCGCCATGGCGCTGCGGGCCGCGGACGGCACGGTGCTGTACGACTCGCGCGGCGCCGCGGCGCCCGGCAGTGACGAGGGGCTGCTCGCGGTGGCGGCCCTCAACGGCACCACGGTGAAGGACGTGGGCGACGGCTGGAGCTTCGTGGCGCTGGTGGACCCGGCGGAGGCCTACGCACCCGTGGACCGCGAGCGCCGGGTGGCGCTGCTGATGGCGGCTGGCTTCATGCTCGTGGCGGTGCTGGGCGCGTGGCTGCTGTCGCGCAGCATCACCCGGCCCGTGCTGGCCCTGCGCGCGGCGGTGACGCGCATCGTCCGCGAGGGCGACCTCACCCAGGACCTCGACGTGCGGGCGGGCCACGACGAGGTGGGCGAGCTGGCGGGCGCCTTCGGCCAGCTGGTGAAGCAGCTGCGCGAGACGGCGCAGAGCCTGCACCGGGGCACGCGCGTGCTCAGCGAGACGGTGGCCGAGCTGCACCGCGCCTCCGAGCAGCAGGAGCGCAACGTCACGCGCCAGGCCTCCGCCCTCCAGGAGACGCAGGTGACGGCGCAGGAAATCAAGCAGACGTCGCTGCTGGCGGCGGAGAAGGCGGACGACGTGCTCGGCCGCGCCACCCGCGCGGAGGAGGTGGGCCAGTCGGGCGAGCAGGCCATCCGCGACAGCCTCGGCGGCTTCCAGGCGCTGCTGGACCAGTCCAGGCAGCTGACCGGGCGCATGGGCCAGCTCAACGAGCGCACGCAGCAGATTGGCGGCATCACCCAGTCGGTGAAGGACCTGGCCGACCAGTCCAACATGCTGGCGCTCAACGCGGCCATCGAAGCGGCGCGCTCGGGCGAGCACGGCAAGGGCTTTGGCGTGGTGGCGCGGGAGATTCGCAGCCTGGCGGACCAGTCCATCCAGGCCACCGAGCGGGTGCGCGACATCCTCAACGACCTGGGCGCCAACATCCTCTCCACCGCGCGCATGACGGAGGCCGGCCACACGCGCGTGGAGGCGGGCCTGGAGCAGGTGCGCAGCAGCGGCGAGCGCCTGAAGGAATTGGCCACCATCATCCAGGACAACGCGGCCGCGGTGAGGCAGATTGCCGGCGCGGTGGCCCAGCAGAACGCGGGCATCTCGCAAATCTTCAACGCGGTGACCGACATGTCCTCCATGATGAACGACACCCAGCAGGGCCTGGCCGCCACCACGCGGGCGGCGAAGCTCCTGCAGGAAGTGTCCGGGCAGATGCAGGACGTGGCGCGCGCCTACCGCATCTAG
- a CDS encoding HAD family hydrolase has translation MAAVKAVLLDLGNVLVFHDNALLFARLGARAELGASEVSQRLSGAGWTAANRGVLDAEALRQDVCRALGVELPMAEFAPLWSSHFTLHGAVLPRVEGLVGRVRLGLVSNTNALHAAYLKPLLPVLKRFDAVVMSCEVGHVKPEPDIFRLALEGVGCAPDEAAFFDDLPEFVDAANALGLRGHLFTTAEAFDAQLKGLGL, from the coding sequence ATGGCGGCGGTGAAGGCGGTGCTGTTGGATTTGGGCAACGTCCTCGTCTTCCACGACAACGCGCTGCTGTTCGCCCGGCTGGGCGCGCGCGCGGAGCTGGGAGCCTCCGAAGTCTCCCAGCGACTGTCGGGCGCGGGCTGGACGGCGGCCAACCGGGGCGTGCTGGACGCCGAGGCCCTCCGCCAGGACGTGTGCCGCGCGCTGGGCGTGGAGCTGCCCATGGCGGAGTTCGCGCCGCTGTGGAGCAGCCACTTCACGCTGCACGGCGCGGTGCTCCCCCGGGTGGAGGGGCTGGTGGGCCGGGTGCGCCTGGGCCTCGTGTCCAACACCAACGCGCTCCACGCCGCGTACCTCAAGCCCCTGCTGCCCGTGCTGAAGCGCTTCGACGCGGTGGTGATGAGCTGCGAGGTGGGGCACGTGAAGCCGGAGCCGGACATCTTCCGCCTGGCGCTGGAGGGCGTGGGCTGCGCCCCGGACGAGGCCGCCTTCTTCGATGACCTTCCCGAGTTCGTGGACGCCGCCAACGCGCTGGGCCTGCGCGGCCACCTCTTCACCACCGCGGAGGCCTTCGACGCGCAGCTGAAGGGGCTCGGCCTGTGA
- a CDS encoding glycosyltransferase family 2 protein: MRLGGYVLHRDNRDTLEPCLRALVALCDDVVALDSGATDGSADLARSLGARSVPHAWRGYGAAREAAVAALAPCDYVFFLDSDESLEPAAVQALLAWKASSPTEAVYRLPRRDWAELDGHRFLFRTQWRARLVRRDRAVWRPEQIVHEALPKLPGGRVQAPIEHRFATSVARRSAKEERYALLWALRAHAEARRLKPVGVQRVAAWARDCLLKGALFRGGADASRLAWAVAGYHAAKYAYLRELRQGRYPELARAYAEGRYDELFTRVREGALG, from the coding sequence GTGAGGCTGGGCGGCTACGTCCTGCACCGCGACAACCGGGACACGCTGGAGCCGTGTCTGCGCGCCCTCGTGGCCCTCTGCGACGACGTGGTGGCGCTGGACTCCGGCGCCACGGACGGCTCGGCGGATCTGGCGCGCTCGCTGGGGGCGCGCTCGGTGCCGCATGCGTGGCGGGGCTACGGCGCCGCGCGCGAGGCCGCCGTGGCGGCGCTGGCGCCGTGTGACTACGTCTTCTTCCTGGACTCGGACGAGTCGCTGGAGCCCGCGGCGGTGCAGGCGCTGCTCGCGTGGAAGGCGTCCTCTCCCACGGAGGCCGTCTACCGCCTGCCCCGGCGCGACTGGGCGGAGCTGGACGGCCACCGCTTCCTCTTCCGCACCCAGTGGCGCGCGCGCCTGGTGCGCCGGGACAGGGCCGTGTGGCGGCCGGAGCAGATTGTCCACGAGGCGCTGCCGAAGCTGCCCGGCGGCCGGGTGCAGGCGCCCATCGAGCACCGCTTCGCCACGTCCGTGGCGCGCCGCTCCGCCAAGGAGGAGCGCTACGCGCTGCTCTGGGCCCTGCGCGCCCATGCGGAAGCGCGGCGCCTCAAGCCCGTGGGCGTGCAGCGCGTGGCGGCCTGGGCGCGAGACTGCCTGCTGAAGGGCGCGCTGTTTCGCGGCGGCGCGGATGCGTCCCGCCTGGCCTGGGCCGTCGCGGGCTACCACGCCGCGAAGTACGCATACCTCCGCGAGCTGCGCCAGGGCCGCTACCCGGAGCTGGCGCGCGCCTACGCGGAGGGCCGCTACGACGAGCTCTTCACCCGCGTGCGCGAGGGCGCGCTGGGCTGA
- a CDS encoding glutathione S-transferase family protein has protein sequence MPQLTLVVGTKNYSSWSLRPYLALAHTGQPFQEVVIQLGEPDTTEKILRHSPSGKVPLLKHGELAIWDSLAICEYLAETFPEAKLWPEDRTARAVARSVTAEMHSSFTALRQNMNMNIRARKPGQGRAPGVAEDIARIQVLWNDCRARFGQGGPFLFGRFSIADAFYAPVVTRFVTYGVELDAVGAAYRDAVLALPSFLKWAEAGRHEKAIAKYE, from the coding sequence ATGCCCCAGCTCACGCTCGTCGTCGGTACGAAGAACTACTCGTCCTGGTCGCTCCGTCCCTACCTGGCGCTGGCCCACACCGGGCAGCCGTTCCAGGAGGTGGTGATTCAGCTGGGCGAGCCGGACACCACGGAGAAGATTCTGCGGCACTCGCCCAGCGGGAAGGTGCCGCTGCTGAAGCACGGGGAGCTGGCCATCTGGGACTCGCTGGCCATCTGCGAGTACCTGGCGGAGACCTTCCCGGAGGCGAAGCTGTGGCCCGAGGACCGGACGGCCCGCGCGGTGGCGCGCTCCGTCACCGCGGAGATGCACTCGAGCTTCACGGCGCTGCGCCAGAACATGAACATGAACATCCGCGCCCGGAAGCCGGGCCAGGGCCGCGCGCCCGGCGTGGCGGAGGACATCGCCCGCATCCAGGTCCTGTGGAACGACTGCCGCGCGCGCTTCGGCCAGGGCGGCCCGTTCCTCTTCGGCCGCTTCTCCATCGCGGACGCCTTCTACGCCCCCGTCGTCACCCGCTTCGTCACCTACGGCGTGGAGCTGGACGCGGTGGGCGCCGCGTACCGCGACGCGGTGCTCGCGCTGCCGTCCTTCCTGAAGTGGGCCGAGGCTGGCAGGCACGAGAAGGCCATCGCGAAGTACGAGTGA
- a CDS encoding adenylate/guanylate cyclase domain-containing protein — protein MLVEAPEPRTLSAILFTGIEGPGRHSWRDEALQQLLREEHASLVRELLPRHGGREVKRLEDGFLLEFESGTTAVGFGLELQRTLESRNGGVSAERRAVLRVGVHLGMVVHRDGDVFGEGVNLAARIEALARPGTLYVSETVARQVEGSLASPPVRLGRGDMKNIRLPVAVYRIDPLERRNRMPLLSRMRSFLGRRSAARPAN, from the coding sequence ATGCTGGTGGAGGCACCGGAACCCAGGACGTTGTCGGCCATTCTTTTCACGGGCATCGAAGGCCCGGGCCGTCATTCGTGGCGCGACGAGGCGCTACAACAGCTATTGCGTGAGGAGCACGCGTCGCTGGTGCGCGAGTTGCTCCCGCGCCATGGCGGCCGCGAGGTGAAGCGGCTGGAGGACGGCTTCCTGCTGGAGTTCGAGAGCGGAACCACGGCCGTGGGCTTCGGGCTGGAACTGCAGCGCACGCTGGAGTCGCGCAACGGAGGCGTGTCCGCCGAGCGCCGCGCGGTGCTGCGCGTGGGCGTGCACCTGGGCATGGTGGTGCACCGCGACGGGGACGTGTTCGGCGAGGGCGTCAACCTGGCGGCCCGCATCGAGGCGCTGGCCCGGCCCGGCACGCTCTATGTCAGCGAGACGGTGGCGCGGCAGGTGGAGGGCAGCCTGGCCTCTCCGCCGGTGCGGCTGGGGCGTGGGGACATGAAGAACATCCGCCTGCCGGTGGCCGTCTACCGCATCGACCCGCTGGAGCGGCGCAACCGGATGCCGCTGCTGTCACGGATGCGTTCGTTCCTGGGCCGCCGGAGCGCCGCGAGGCCCGCGAACTGA
- a CDS encoding serine/threonine-protein kinase — MLGRGGMGTVFLANHLRLPGRQVAIKVLRNDGGLGKEVYVRFRREAEIASRLGHPNIVEVLDFDNLPDGSPYMVMECLRGLPLSRRMRKGPLTLEEVFSVARQMGSALQAAHRAGVVHRDLKPGNVFLSPTEVGGVVMEHVKLLDFGISKILDSHSVNTQGGILLGTPQYMAPEQALGKNQDVDPRTDIFSFGCMVYEMLARKLPFKDGNLPELIYRIVYDPPQPLEALAPGVPEQVVDAVERALQKRPDDRFPDVGSFIEALTGSPLQTLSSYSVTAPVAALPVRPSQAETVGPKRPGAESPMSKPPTVDGRRPAPVSSPSAGSARRPVLNVALDEVPTATMGPPGAEEPAPEAVPADARPAAAEAPSALPPTQVLRGKGSVALGPAPAPVLVKPRSTARWVAVVAAVLVVAGAVALVVGPRLGAMQGTQPPVVKQEPSTAPSSQGGVAGDGAGPASPSQVVGDGTKPASPAEGSVADEGAHAAPTALVAKDKPSRPGTVPVPDVLQPAEPPPPTFGLAPTPSPEQANARTPESPPGAEAAHKGPRSARPAGPKGPPTTIPEAALADLSAAEKALERGDLDEALHLVRRSQRVQVTGTSFSILTRAYCRQRDLSNARTSWERVPAWERVRVRGYCKQYDIAL; from the coding sequence GTGCTGGGTCGTGGAGGCATGGGGACGGTGTTCCTGGCCAACCACCTGCGTCTGCCCGGCCGGCAGGTCGCCATCAAGGTGCTGCGCAACGACGGGGGGCTGGGCAAGGAGGTCTATGTCCGCTTCCGCCGCGAGGCGGAGATTGCCTCCCGGCTGGGTCACCCGAACATCGTCGAGGTGCTGGACTTCGACAACCTGCCGGACGGCTCGCCGTACATGGTGATGGAGTGCCTGCGCGGGCTGCCGCTGTCGCGGCGGATGCGCAAGGGGCCGCTGACGCTGGAAGAGGTCTTCTCCGTGGCGCGGCAGATGGGCTCGGCGCTCCAGGCGGCCCACCGCGCGGGCGTGGTGCACCGGGACTTGAAGCCCGGCAACGTGTTCCTGTCCCCCACCGAGGTGGGCGGCGTGGTGATGGAGCACGTGAAGCTGCTCGACTTCGGCATCTCGAAGATTCTCGACTCGCACAGCGTGAATACGCAGGGCGGCATCCTGCTGGGCACGCCGCAGTACATGGCCCCCGAGCAGGCCCTGGGGAAGAACCAGGACGTGGACCCCCGGACGGACATCTTCTCGTTCGGGTGCATGGTCTACGAGATGCTGGCGCGGAAGCTGCCGTTCAAGGACGGCAACCTGCCGGAGCTCATCTACCGCATCGTCTATGACCCGCCGCAGCCGCTGGAGGCCCTGGCGCCCGGCGTGCCCGAGCAGGTCGTGGACGCCGTCGAGCGGGCGCTCCAGAAGCGCCCCGACGACCGCTTCCCCGACGTGGGCTCCTTCATCGAGGCGCTGACGGGCAGCCCGCTCCAGACGCTGTCGTCCTACAGCGTCACGGCGCCGGTGGCGGCGCTCCCGGTGCGCCCGTCGCAGGCGGAGACGGTGGGCCCGAAGCGCCCGGGGGCGGAGTCGCCCATGTCGAAGCCGCCGACGGTGGACGGGCGGCGACCGGCTCCGGTCTCTTCGCCCTCGGCGGGCTCCGCCAGGCGCCCCGTGCTCAACGTGGCCCTCGATGAGGTTCCGACGGCGACCATGGGCCCGCCGGGAGCGGAAGAGCCCGCCCCGGAGGCCGTGCCCGCCGACGCGAGGCCCGCGGCTGCCGAAGCGCCGAGCGCCCTTCCGCCGACGCAGGTGCTGCGCGGGAAGGGGAGCGTTGCTCTGGGGCCCGCGCCCGCGCCCGTCCTCGTGAAGCCGCGCTCGACGGCGCGGTGGGTGGCCGTGGTCGCGGCCGTGCTCGTCGTGGCCGGCGCCGTGGCGCTCGTCGTGGGGCCGAGGCTCGGAGCGATGCAGGGCACGCAGCCGCCGGTGGTGAAGCAGGAGCCTTCCACCGCCCCCTCCTCGCAGGGGGGAGTGGCGGGTGATGGAGCCGGGCCCGCTTCCCCCTCGCAGGTGGTGGGTGATGGTACCAAGCCCGCGTCTCCCGCTGAGGGCTCGGTGGCGGACGAGGGCGCCCACGCGGCGCCCACCGCGCTGGTGGCGAAGGACAAGCCCTCTCGGCCGGGCACCGTGCCCGTGCCTGACGTGTTACAGCCCGCGGAGCCGCCCCCACCGACTTTCGGGCTCGCGCCCACGCCTTCCCCCGAGCAGGCCAATGCCCGGACTCCCGAGTCGCCCCCGGGCGCCGAGGCCGCGCACAAGGGCCCGCGGTCCGCACGCCCCGCGGGGCCGAAGGGGCCGCCCACCACCATCCCCGAGGCGGCCCTGGCGGACCTCTCGGCGGCGGAGAAGGCGCTGGAGCGCGGCGACCTCGACGAGGCCCTCCACCTGGTCCGCCGCAGCCAGCGGGTCCAGGTCACCGGCACCTCCTTCTCGATTCTCACCCGCGCCTATTGCCGCCAGCGGGACCTCTCCAACGCCCGCACCTCCTGGGAGCGCGTTCCCGCCTGGGAGCGCGTCAGGGTGCGCGGCTATTGCAAGCAGTACGACATCGCGCTCTGA
- a CDS encoding S46 family peptidase — protein MDRGFLALALLISLPAAADEGMWTYDAFPVEAVKKAYGFTPSQEWLDKVRLGSVRLAGGCSASFVSPDGLVMTNHHCIRGCIEDLSSPKQDLLAAGFQAKAPSEERRCPKVEANQLEKMTDVTERMNAATRGLTGAAFNTALKKEMAAVESACATSPDVRCDVVTLFNGGKYHLYQYRRFQDVRLVFAPEFSMAAFGGDPDNFNFPRFGYDVAFLRVWQGDAPAKSPHFLPWAKQGAKEGDLVFVSGHPGGTERKATVAELEFQRDVALPYTLLQLAELRGMLREFAGASPERYRTTRSRLRGVENALKSLRGRHQALADPALLARKRQDEAELRKKVAANAQVKAATEGAWEETAQALDAYRRMLPEYRMKEQGDAYPSELFAIARNLVRAAEEQPRPNAERLREYTEAQLPTLRQQLLRDAPIATDLEQALLAFGLNRLRETLGADDPFVQSVLGREAPADLARTLVRGTKLGDVKVRQALLEGGKAAVDASKDPMLLLARKVDAEARAVRKRYEDTVESVLKRNGERIAKAHLAVYGTSGYPDATFTLRLNPGQVKGWVENSRPVPAFTTFGGAYARHTGKDPFKLPDTWLKAQGRVPAETPFDMATTNDIIGGNSGSPMVDRDGRVVGLIFDGNLPSLGGRYAYVPETNRAVAVHGDGILAALEHVYGATRVVQELRAARDATAAPAK, from the coding sequence GTGGACCGAGGATTCCTCGCACTCGCCCTGCTCATCTCCCTGCCCGCCGCCGCGGACGAGGGCATGTGGACCTACGATGCCTTCCCCGTGGAGGCCGTGAAGAAGGCCTACGGCTTCACGCCCTCGCAGGAGTGGCTGGACAAGGTCCGCCTGGGCTCCGTGCGCCTGGCCGGAGGCTGCTCCGCCAGCTTCGTGTCGCCCGACGGCCTGGTGATGACCAACCACCACTGCATCCGCGGCTGCATCGAGGACCTGTCCTCCCCGAAGCAGGACCTGCTGGCCGCGGGCTTCCAGGCGAAGGCCCCCTCCGAGGAGCGCCGCTGCCCCAAGGTGGAGGCCAACCAGCTGGAGAAGATGACCGACGTCACCGAGCGGATGAACGCGGCGACCCGGGGCCTCACCGGCGCGGCGTTCAATACCGCCCTCAAGAAGGAGATGGCCGCCGTGGAGTCCGCGTGCGCCACCTCGCCGGACGTGCGCTGTGACGTGGTGACGCTCTTCAACGGCGGCAAGTACCACCTCTACCAGTACCGCCGCTTCCAGGACGTGCGCCTCGTCTTCGCCCCCGAGTTCTCCATGGCCGCCTTCGGTGGAGACCCGGACAACTTCAACTTCCCGCGCTTCGGCTACGACGTGGCCTTCCTGCGCGTGTGGCAGGGCGACGCGCCCGCGAAGAGCCCGCACTTCCTGCCGTGGGCGAAGCAGGGCGCGAAGGAGGGCGACCTCGTCTTCGTCTCCGGCCACCCCGGCGGCACCGAGCGTAAGGCCACCGTCGCCGAGCTGGAGTTCCAGCGCGACGTCGCCCTGCCGTACACCCTGCTCCAGCTCGCCGAGCTTCGCGGCATGCTCCGCGAGTTCGCCGGCGCCTCGCCCGAGCGCTACCGCACCACGCGCTCGCGGCTGCGCGGCGTGGAGAACGCGCTGAAGTCCCTGCGCGGCCGCCACCAGGCCCTGGCCGACCCGGCGCTGCTCGCCAGGAAGCGCCAGGACGAGGCGGAGCTGCGCAAGAAGGTGGCCGCCAACGCGCAGGTGAAGGCCGCCACCGAGGGCGCGTGGGAGGAGACGGCCCAGGCCCTGGACGCCTACCGCCGCATGCTCCCCGAGTACCGCATGAAGGAGCAGGGCGACGCGTACCCCAGCGAGCTGTTCGCCATCGCCCGCAACCTGGTGCGCGCCGCGGAGGAGCAGCCCAGGCCCAACGCCGAGCGCCTGCGCGAGTACACCGAGGCCCAGCTGCCCACGCTGCGCCAGCAGCTGCTGCGCGACGCCCCCATCGCCACCGATCTGGAGCAGGCGCTGCTGGCCTTCGGGCTCAACCGCCTGCGCGAGACGCTGGGCGCGGATGACCCGTTCGTCCAGAGCGTCCTCGGCCGCGAGGCCCCCGCCGACCTGGCGCGCACCCTGGTGCGCGGCACGAAGCTCGGCGACGTGAAGGTGCGCCAGGCGCTGCTGGAGGGCGGCAAGGCGGCGGTGGACGCGTCGAAGGACCCGATGCTCCTCCTCGCCCGCAAGGTGGACGCCGAGGCCCGCGCCGTGCGCAAGCGCTACGAGGACACGGTGGAGTCGGTGCTCAAGCGCAACGGCGAGCGCATCGCGAAGGCGCACCTGGCGGTGTACGGCACCTCCGGCTACCCCGACGCCACCTTCACCCTGCGCCTCAACCCCGGCCAGGTGAAGGGCTGGGTGGAGAACAGCCGCCCCGTCCCAGCCTTCACCACGTTCGGCGGCGCCTACGCGCGCCACACCGGCAAGGACCCCTTCAAGCTGCCGGACACGTGGCTCAAGGCCCAGGGCCGGGTGCCGGCCGAGACGCCGTTCGACATGGCCACCACCAACGACATCATCGGCGGCAACTCCGGTTCACCCATGGTGGACCGCGATGGCCGCGTGGTGGGGCTCATCTTCGACGGCAACCTGCCCTCGCTCGGCGGCCGCTACGCGTACGTGCCGGAGACGAACCGCGCGGTGGCCGTGCACGGGGACGGCATCCTCGCCGCCCTGGAGCACGTCTACGGCGCGACTCGCGTGGTGCAGGAGCTGCGCGCCGCCCGCGACGCCACCGCCGCCCCCGCGAAGTAG